The following proteins are encoded in a genomic region of Thermodesulfovibrionia bacterium:
- a CDS encoding KTSC domain-containing protein translates to MKQINSGRLRAIGYDARARMLQVQLDDGSTLQYGGVGEDTWRRFS, encoded by the coding sequence CAATTCGGGCAGGTTGCGCGCCATTGGCTACGATGCGCGCGCCCGGATGTTGCAGGTTCAGCTCGACGACGGCAGCACGTTGCAGTACGGCGGCGTCGGCGAGGATACTTGGCGCCGCTTCAGC